In one Solanum dulcamara chromosome 1, daSolDulc1.2, whole genome shotgun sequence genomic region, the following are encoded:
- the LOC129888472 gene encoding glycosyltransferase BC10-like: MKHENQIISAKLFNSQRYIHSLIVYFLFFGSGLVIGISLTFYLKDVPITLKKKLITVQPSPPLIVPPKSHPPPSPPLNLPLHQEQRLTVLNNNKKRKRGVGRTGLTDYIKPPDAMHDMKDEELLWRASMVPKVRIFPFNRTPKVAFMFLARGSLPLAPLWERFFKGHEGRYSIYIHSQPSFKGDAPEEGPIFHGRRVPSKRVDWGEFSMVDAERRLLANALLDMSNERFVLLSEACIPLYNFTTIYTYIMNSTKTFVESYDEWGPVGRGRYNSQMTPWVTIEQWRKGSQWFELDREIAVDVITDQKYFNLFKDFCRPACYSDEHYLPTFVTMRYWWKNGNRTLTWVDWTKGGPHPTKFARTEVTKELLHQMRNGIQCEYNGEPTSMCYLFARKFLPSALERLLKFAPKVMMFG, encoded by the exons ATGAAGCATGAAAATCAGATTATCTCAGCAAAGCTTTTCAATTCTCAAAGGTATATCCATAGCCTTATTgtctattttcttttctttggttCTGGTTTGGTTATAGGAATATCACTAACCTTCTATCTAAAAGATGTTCCAATCACATTAAAGAAAAAACTAATTACCGTCCAACCATCTCCTCCACTAATAGTACCACCAAAATCACATCCTCCGCCATCTCCTCCATTGAATTTGCCTTTGCATCAAGAGCAACGCTTAACAGTActgaataataataagaaaaggaaaagggGTGTTGGTAGAACAGGATTAACCGATTATATTAAGCCTCCAGACGCCATGCATGATATGAAAGATGAAGAGTTACTATGGAGAGCTTCAATGGTTCCTAAGGTTAGGATATTTCCATTCAATCGTACCCCAAAGGTTGCCTTCATGTTTCTAGCAAGAGGAAGTTTACCATTAGCTCCTCTTTGGGAACGATTTTTTAAAGGACATGAAGGGCGTTACTCAATTTACATTCATTCACAACCATCTTTCAAAGGGGATGCACCTGAAGAAGGACCAATTTTTCATGGACGAAGAGTACCAAGTAAG AGAGTAGATTGGGGAGAATTCAGCATGGTTGACGCGGAACGGAGGTTACTAGCCAACGCATTACTTGACATGTCAAATGAGCGTTTTGTTCTTCTTTCAGAGGCTTGCATTCCTTTATATAATTTCACAACTATCTACACCTACATCATGAACTCCACAAAAACCTTCGTAGAATCCTATGATGAATGGGGCCCCGTTGGACGAGGCCGCTACAATAGCCAAATGACACCATGGGTAACAATTGAGCAATGGAGAAAAGGGTCCCAGTGGTTTGAGCTCGATAGAGAGATCGCTGTCGATGTGATCACCGATCAAAAGTACTTCAATTTATTCAAAGATTTTTGCAGGCCAGCATGTTACTCCGATGAGCATTACTTGCCAACTTTCGTCACCATGAGGTATTGGTGGAAAAATGGTAACAGAACGTTGACATGGGTTGACTGGACAAAAGGTGGACCCCATCCAACAAAATTTGCTAGGACTGAGGTAACAAAGGAGTTGTTACACCAAATGAGAAAT